A DNA window from Ostrea edulis chromosome 5, xbOstEdul1.1, whole genome shotgun sequence contains the following coding sequences:
- the LOC125650119 gene encoding protein lin-52 homolog, translated as MSNSTSSADGEDDLLSFEKLDRSSPDLWPEQIPGVSEFASLKSPLSRPGTSPKWMAELENEDIGLLQEFGSLTTSQLMEKIKGLQNLAYQLGLDEAREMTRGKFLNILQKKF; from the exons ATGTCGAACTCTACTTCCAGTGCGG atgGTGAAGACGACCTTTTAAGCTTTGAGAAGTTAGACAGATCTTCACCAGACCTCTGGCCAGAACaaa TTCCAGGTGTCTCAGAGTTTGCTTCACTTAAGAGT CCTCTCTCCAGACCAGGAACGTCTCCTAAATGGATGGCTGAACTAGAGAATGAAGATATTGGGCTACTACAAG AGTTTGGTAGTCTGACAACATCGCAGTTGATGGAGAAAATCAAGGGATTACAAAACCTAGCTTATCAGTTAGGGCTAGATGAAG CACGAGAGATGACTAGAGGGAAATTTTTGAACATCTTACAGAAGAAGTTTTGA
- the LOC125650242 gene encoding centrin-3 translates to MSLALRAEFALDKSKKKKKRELADEQKQEIKEAFDLFDTDKDRAIDYHELKVAMRALGFDVKKADVLKILRDYDREGTGKISFEDFNEVMTDMMLERDPQEEILKAFKLFDDDTSGKISLRNLRRVARELGENMTDEELRAMIDEFDRDGDGEINEDEFIAIMTGDT, encoded by the exons ATGAGCCTAGCTCTTAG AGCAGAGTTTGCTTTGGACAAGAgcaagaaaaagaagaagagagaATTAGCTGATGAACAAAAGCAGGAAATTAAGGAGGcatttgatttgtttgatacAGACAAAGACCGAGCTATTGATTACCATGAACTCAAG GTTGCAATGAGGGCTCTAGGTTTTGACGTGAAGAAAGCTGATGTATTGAAAATACTCCGAGACTATGACAGAGAAGGAACTGGgaaaatttcatttgaagaTTTCAATGAAGTCA TGACAGACATGATGTTAGAGAGAGACCCCCAGGAGGAAATCCTGAAAGCCTTCAAACTGTTTGATGATGACACATCAGGAAAAATCAGTCTCCGAAATTTACGCCGGGTAGCCAG AGAGCTTGGAGAAAACATGACAGACGAGGAACTGAGGGCAATGATTGATGAATTTGACAGGGATGGAGATGGTGAAA ttaatGAAGACGAATTCATAGCAATAATGACAGGGGACACGTGA
- the LOC125650241 gene encoding uncharacterized protein LOC125650241, whose translation MYCKTVEVGSVLILLLVLTDRVISYNCSYNPCNTSPYRKDTDGLTSLVDKKTINVPIATFSCSPADKKHRVKLTCRSEDYQVKGTTESTCNDKQSKWEPALPSACVPKPKVAAKDNKWVYIGGGLGGGVLAIIVVVVIVSIICYKSKLRSEKARKEMKMKRFGSHTLGPNGERLFSNGNLHDIDTSLHKVWTCKRTRKKFFNADTLSELVTKAGSEYGCQGNVRLVLEEDGTQVDTDETLQACAGKVMLVLGGNQIWQPEIELYDNESYRLTFDVCSYDRKDRKLILADCIKDLKYQGSSSFGYSVTSVCLEEDGTFIDNDRTLCSCSMRTLMLLGAEHVWKGSPGSMAMSMYRDISPHPESNSEQPEMGMFKVWSGDRRIKKVVFAENVIDLHIKASKALGLQTPVVITLENNETFEITDDNVLKENSGKILIVREMVTETSFNDPVYHEPTGQHQQLSWAGHQTDSVNYNDRAFNNDMYRVQNPSVKQSYTKSFISSASYRA comes from the exons ATGTACTGTAAGACTGTAGAAGTTGGTTCTGTCTTAATTTTGTTGCTGGTGCTGACAGATCGTGTCATCAGTTACA ATTGCAGTTACAACCCTTGTAACACAAGTCCATATAGAAAGGACACCGATGGTCTAACCTCATTGGTAGACAAGAAAACCATAAATGTTCCAATAGCGACCTTCAGCTGTAGTCCAGCAGATAAAAAGCACAGGGTTAAGCTTACCTGCAGATCTGAGGATTATCAAGTGAAGGGAACGACAGAGTCCACCTGTAATGATAAACAATCCAAATGGGAACCGGCCTTACCTTCAGCCTGTGTTC CCAAACCAAAAGTGGCTGCGAAGGATAATAAATGGGTGTACATAGGCGGTGGATTGGGCGGTGGTGTCTTAGCCATAATTGTGGTGGTTGTCATCGTATCTATCATCTGCTACAAGTCCAAACTCAG GTCTGAGAAAGCtagaaaagaaatgaaaatgaaaagattTGGCTCACACACACTAGGCCCTAATGGAGAACGTTTGTTTAGTAATGGAAATCTGCATGATATTGACACCAG TCTTCATAAAGTTTGGACGTGTAAAAGAACACGAAAGAAGTTTTTCAATGCAGATACATTGAGTGAACTGGTGACCAAAG CTGGTTCAGAATATGGTTGCCAAGGTAACGTCCGATTGGTTCTGGAGGAAgatggcacacaggtggatacGGATGAGACTCTACAAGCATGTGCAGGAAAAGTCATGTTGGTGCTGGGGGGAAATCAGATTTGGCAACCCGAGATCGAGCTGTATGACAATGAATCATACAG ACTTACATTCGATGTGTGTTCATATGATCGAAAAGACAGAAAATTAATTCTAGCTGACTGTATAAAAGACCTTAAATATCAAG GATCGTCCAGCTTCGGTTATTCTGTGACATCAGTGTGTTTGGAGGAGGACGGTACATTTATTGACAATGACAGGACACTATGCTCATGCTCCATGAGAACTCTCATGCTTCTTGGCGCCGAGCATGTGTGGAAGGGTTCTCCTGGTAGTATGGCAATGTCAATGTATAGAGATATCTCACCACACCCAGAAAGCAACAGCGAGCAGCCAGAAAT GGGGATGTTCAAAGTGTGGTCCGGAGACCGGAGAATTAAGAAAGTAGTGTTTGCAGAAAATGTTATTGATCTCCATATCAAAG CATCAAAAGCCCTTGGACTTCAGACTCCAGTGGTTATCACATTGGAAAACAACGAAACATTTGAAATTACAGATGACAATGTCCTCAAAGAAAATAGTGGGAAAATACTCATTGTCCGAGAAATGGTTACAGAGACCAGTTTTAATG atCCTGTCTACCATGAACCGACAGGACAGCACCAACAACTATCCTGGGCTGGGCACCAAACTGACTCTGTGAACTATAACGATCGTGCTTTCAACAATGATATGTATAGAGTGCAGAATCCTTCAGTAAAACAATCTTACACTAAAAGTTTCATTTCCAGTGCTTCATACCGAGCATAG